cTATGGGGTCTCTATGGGGTGTCTATGGGGTCTCTATAGGTTCTCTATAGGTTCTCCATAGGTTCTcccccccagggctgcccctcCCCACCCGCGCTCTCTCTCCTCACCCATCTCCTCTCAGCCCTGGGCCGGGGGcggctcctggtgctgctggaggtgaGGGATCCATAGGGGATCCATAGGGGATCCATAGGGGATCCATAGGGGATCCATAGGGGATCTGTAGGGAATCTATGGGGGATCCATAGGGGATCCATAGGGCATCTATAGGGGATCCATAGGGAATCTATGGGGGATCCATAGGGATCCATAGGGGATCCATAGGGGATCTGTGCAGGATCTATAGGGGATCCATAGGGAATCTGTGCGGGATCTATAGGGGATCCATAGGGCATCTATAGGGGATCCATAGGGGATCCAAGGGAATCTGTGCAGGATCTATAGGGGATCCATAGGGCATCTATAGGGGATCCATAGGGGATCCATAGGGGATCCATAGGGAATCTGTGGGGGTTCTGTGGGGGATCCATAGGGAATCTGTGGGGGATCTATAGGGGATCTATAGGGGATCTGTGGGGGATATGTAGGGGATCTGTGGGGGTTATAGTGGCGATCCATAGGGGATCTATGGGGGATCCATAGGGGATCCATAGGGAATCTGTGGGGGATCTATAGGGGATCCGTAGGGGATCCATAGGGAATCTGTGGGGGATCTATAGGGGATCCATAGGGCATCTATAGGGGATCTGTGGGGGATATGTAGGGGATCTGTGGGGGTTATAGAGGCGATCCATAGGGGATCTATAGGGAATCTCTAGGGGATCTATGGGGGACCTCTACCAGATAGAGCAGTGTGAGGGATATGGGGGATCTATGGGGGATCTATGGGGGATCCATAGGGGATCTATAGGGGCTAGAGGGGTGCGTGGGCTAGAGCGGATGTATGGGGGATATGGGGGTGTGGATGACGTAGGGGATCTATAGGGCATCCATAGGGTGTGTGGGGGCTATAGGGGATCCATAGGGGGTGGAGAGGATACGGGGCAATGGGCGATGCAGGAGTTACACAGGGGAGAGATGGGAACGGGGCAGTATAGGGGATGTATGGGGATGTATGGGGAACCTCGGGGGTATCGTGGAGAGAGGGGTATGGGGGATATGTGGGGGATATATAGGGGATATATGGGGGATATATAGGGGATGTGGGGGTATTGGGGATATATAGGGATATATAGGGGGTACATGGGGGATATATAGGGGATGTGGGAGTATGGGGCATATACAGGGGATGTATAGGGATATATAGGGGATACGGGATATATATAGGGGATATGAGAGGTATAGGGGATATATAGGGGATGTGGGGGATATATAGGGGATGTATAGGGTATATATGGGGCATATATAGGGGATATGGGGGTGTGGGGAATATATAGAGGATGTATAGGGGCTATAAATGGtatgggggctgtgggggtgggAGGGGCTATAGGGGATATAGGGGATGTAGGGTACAGGGCCTATAGAGGCTGTTTTTGGGCctgtttttggggctgtttttgggggggctgtttgttttgggggctgtttgtTTTcggggggttgtttgtttttgggggggggctgtttgtttttgggctgtttttggggctgtttgttttggggctgtttgtttttttggggggttgtttgtttttggggggttgttttttttggggggggctgtttgtttttggggggCCATGTGGCTCCCCTGACTCCCCCTCTCCACAGGGGGGcccggattttggggtgtctcgGGGGCTtgggggctgtgctgaggacGCTGCTGGGGGGATCCCGGGGACCCCCGGGCCCCCTCACCCCCACCCCCGGGTGAGAGTTTTGGGGGCacggggaggattttggggggtcagaGGGGAGGATTTTGGTGGGGGTCAgaggggaggatttgggggggcacaggggagggttttgggggggcacaggggaagattttgggggggctgggggggcacaAGGGAGGGTTTtaggggggcacaggggaagattttgggggggctggggggcacagggaggattttgggaggCTGGGGGGGTCAAAAGGGAGGATTTTGTGGGCAAAGGGAGGATTTTGTGGGGGCACagaggaggattttgggggagcagaggggaggattttgggggccccaggggaggattttgggggctgggggggatgGGGGGtgttggggggtttgggggcctGGGGGTGTCgggggggctggaggggattttggggttcggGGGGGTTGGAGCTCaggggggcagttttggggtgcccccagacccccaaaatctcGACCTTCCCCAGCGGCCTGGCCAGCATCGCCCGCACCCTGAGCGTGCACCAGCGCTTCTGGGGCTGCCTGCAGAGCTTCGGTGAGGGGGAGCCCCGAAATCCTgggggggaccccgaaatcCACGGGGGGAGCGCTCTGAGCCCCCAAAAAGGGTGCACAGGCTTCGGGGGGCGCGCTAGGCCCCGTTGCTAAGGAGTCCGCTCGGTTGCTAGGGCGCCATCTTGGCTTGCCGCCATCTTGGGTTCTctcaaccccaaaatccccaaagtcaccccaaaaccaacccaaaatcccccccaagtcaccccaaaaccgcccccaaaaaccccccagacacccccaaaccacccccagTCACCCCAAAACCGTCCCCCTAGAATAGCCCCCCAAGTCACCCCAAAACtgctcccaaaaacccccaaaccttctggacaccccaaaattgccccccaaaatcccccccagtcaccccaaaaccgcccccagaccccccagaaGCCCCTCAGGCCCCCCGGAATGGTCTCGGGGAGCCCCCCAGGGTTGGGTGGGGCCGAATTTTTGGGGGGCCCCCCCTGAGGAGCCCCTCCCCAACCCAGAgatggagggagaggaggaggaggaggaggaagaggaggcggAAGGGAAcgaagaggaagatgaggaggaggaagaggctgaggaagaggaggcggAAGGGAAcgaagaggaagatgaggaggggaggaagaggagggggggaggggagcccccccgagcccccccggGGCCCCCCGCCCAGCCCGGGTGGGGCTGGTGTACGACCCCCGCATGGAGGAGCACCGCAacccctgggacaggtgagggcaccccaaaaaccccctgggacaccccaaaacccttgggacaggtgagggcaccccaaaaccccctgggacaggtgagggcacCCCGAAactggggcaccccaaaaacccctggaCAGGTGAGGGCACCCCGAAactggggcaccccaaaaactggggcaccccaaaacccctgggacaggtgagggcacCCCGAAACAaactgggacaggtgaggggaccccaaaaacccctgggacaggtgagggcacCCCGAAactggggcaccccaaaactggggcaccccaaaaacccctgggacaggtgagggcacCCCGAAactggggcaccccaaaacccctgggacaggtgagggcaccccaaaaactgggacaccccaaaaacccctgggacaggtgaggggacCCCGAaactgggcaccccaaaaacccttgggacaccccaaaaacccctgggacaggtgagggctCCCCGAAactggggcaccccaaaaactgggacacaccccaaaaacccctgggacaccccgaAAACttctgggacaggtgaggggcaCCCAAAACTCCGGGGTACCCCAGAAACTGGGGCACCCCGAAAActctgggacaccccaaatccccctgggacacctggggcaggtcaggaggggctgggacaccgtcctgagggggattttggggtgattttggggtaattttgggatggtttttggggcgattttggggtgattttgggttattttgggtgtGTTTTGCAGCCAGCACCCCGAGGCCccgcagctcctgccctgggggttattttgggggtaattttgggatggtttttgCGGTTattttggggcgattttggggtgattttgggatgattttaggggttattttgggggtggttttgggatggtttttgCGGTTattttggggcgattttggggtgattttgggttgattttggggttattttgggatgattttaggggttattttgggggtggttttgggttgattttaggggttattttggggatgtttttgggtgattttggtgTTTCCAGCCAGCACCCCGAGGCCTCACAGCGCCTGCCccgggggtgtttttggggatattttagGGTGATTTCAGTGTTATTTCGGTGTTATTTTGTGGATGGttttggggcgattttggggtgattttggggtattttggtgTTTCCAGCCAGCACCCCGAGGCCCCGCAGCGCCTGCCCcgggggtgttttggggatattttgggggtgATTTCAGTGTTATTTCGGTGTTATTTTGTGGATGATTTtagggtgattttggggtgattttgggtgattttggtgTTTCCAGCCAGCACCCCGAGGCCCCGCAGCGCCTGCCCCGCGTGCTGCAGCGCCTGCAGGAGTTGGGGCTCTCCCAGCGCTGCCTCCCcctgcccgcccggcccgccaGCCTCCGCCAGCTGCGGGCGTGCCACACGTGAGGGCAGGGGAGCTgcgggcactgggggcactgggggggtcctgggggggaattgggggtcctgaggggagattgggggtcctgggggggaattgggggtCTGGTGGAGTCCTGGGAGGGTCTAGAGGGGGTCtgtgggggacactggggggtcctgggggactTATGGGGGGTCTTGGGGAGTCctgagggggaatggggggccCTGGGGTGTCCTGTGGGTCCGggggggggttctggggggacattgggggtcctgggggtgctgggggcacatgggggggtcttgggggtcctgggggagttTAGGGTTTCCCCTGTcagtttttggggttccctgtcAGTATTTGGGGTTCCCTGTCAGTTTTTGGGGTGACAGCCGTGTTTTGGGGTGCCAGGCGCGCCCACGTGCGGGCTCTGTCCCGCTGCCCGCTGCTGTCgccgcgggcgctgcgggcTCTGGCGCAGCGCTACCGCAGCGTTTTCCTGTGCCCGCGCTCCTTCGGCTGCGCCGCCTGGCCGCGGGGGAGCCTGCGCCGCCGTGAGGGCCGTGCTCGGGGGCAAGGTGGGCACGGGGGCACGGGGGGTgtgggggggcacggggggcacgggggacattgggggcacgggggacattggggggcacgggggcacgggggacattggggggcacgggggacattggggggcacgggggcacgggggacattggggggcacggggggtaAAGGGGGGAGCCTGCGCCGCCGTGAGGGCCATGCTCGGGGCAAggtgggcacaggggcacagggggcacgggggacattgggggtgtggggggctttggggggcacggggggcacggggggtgTGGGGGGCATTGGGGTACGGGGTACGGGGGGTAAAGGGGGCAGGGGGGGCACGGGGGAAGTTCAGGAGTTCCCAGTGGGGTCCCGGTGGTGCCTGGGGGTCCCGCGGTGCCCTGACCCGGTGCCCTGACCcggtgcccgggggtcccggtgccctgACCCGGTGCCCTGACCCGGTGCCCTGACCCGGTGCCCGGTGCtggtgcccgggggtcccggtgcccggtcccggtgccggtgccctgACCCGGTGCCCTgacccggtgcccggtgcccgtgCCCGGTGCCCGTGCCCTGACCCGGTGCCCTgacccggtgcccggtgcccggtgccctgACCCGGTGCCCGGTCCCGGTGCCCTgacccggtgcccggtgcccgtgCCCTGACCCGGTCCCGCGGTGCCCTgacccggtgcccggtgccggtgccctgACCCGGTCCCGCAGGTGCGCTCGGCGCTGGCCGTGCTCCGTCCCCCCGGGCACCatgcccggcgcggctccgccGGCGGCTTCTGCCTCTTCAACAACGCGGCCGTGGCGGCGCGGGACGGGCAGCGCCTGGCGGGGCGCCCGCTCCGGtaccgggaatgggaacgggaatgggaatgggaacgggaatgggaacgggaacgggaacgggaacgggaacgggaacgggaatggggacgggaatgggaacgggaacgggaatgggaacaggaatgggaacgggaacgggaacgggaatgggaacgggaatgggaacgggaatgggaacgggaacgggaatgggaacgggaatgggaacgggaatgggaatgggacgGGCAGCGCCTGGCGGGGCGCCCGCTCCGGTACCGGCACCGGGGGAGGAGGGGACGGGAACGGGGGGACCCCCGGGAACGGGGATGGGGGACCCCCCTCATGTACGGAGTAACGGGGGCtgggggaccccccaaacccccccatagcacccccaaacccctctgggcacccccaaatcccccatggggacccccaaaccctccctgggcccccccaaaccccccgtgccccccaaaccccccctgagccccccaaaccctgtcagagacccccaaacccccccgggccccccagagccccccaaaccccccgtgccccccaatCCCGCTGCTGTGCGCAGGGTGCTGATCCTGGACTGGGACATTCACCACGGCAACGGCACCCAGGAGATCTTCGAGGAGGACCCCAGGtgggcagggggctggggggctgggggggctctgggggattttggggtgcccaggggggtttgggggtgcacagggagggtttgggggttcccatggggggtttgggggcaccCAGAGGGGTTttcggggttttggggtttcccatgggggggttgggggtccCTAGGGGGTGTTTGGGGTGCCCAGAGGGGGTTCGGGGGTGcacagggagggtttgggggttcccatggggggtttggggattttgggggttcccatgggggtttgggggtccccagggggtgtttgggggtctctggggagggtttgggggtccccagggggtgtttggg
The sequence above is a segment of the Lonchura striata isolate bLonStr1 chromosome 36, bLonStr1.mat, whole genome shotgun sequence genome. Coding sequences within it:
- the LOC144247936 gene encoding uncharacterized protein LOC144247936, whose protein sequence is MATTRPQRSTSCCPSASSGLASIARTLSVHQRFWGCLQSFEMEGEEEEEEEEEAEGNEEEDEEEEEAEEEEAEGNEEEDEEGRKRRGGGEPPRAPPGPPAQPGQHPEAPQRLPRVLQRLQELGLSQRCLPLPARPASLRQLRACHT